The Dethiosulfovibrio peptidovorans DSM 11002 nucleotide sequence GTACAATTATTCCATGTGAGGGCTTGTCCCTTGTTCTACCCCGTTTGATCGTCTGTCCGCCAAGAGAGATCGATCATGCGGGGTTTCCTATTTAGATTTCGCGTTCTTCAGTTTTTCTACCGCTTCTTCGCTAAAGAGATAGTTCCGACTTCCAGCTTCCCTCATCTCACAATCATCAAGGCCGATCTTTTTTCCCAACCTGATGACGTAGGACGGATTGAGTTCAAGCTTTTCCGCAACCTCTTTGGTAATAAAAACAGTCCTTACGTCCGACATCGCAACACATCCTTTTTTAGAGGATATCAGTATTGATGTCTGACGTCAAGATACGCCTAGATAGCTATCAAGGGAGAAAGTCCAAGTATGAATCATCACTCATATTAACAAACTCATCGTTTAACCTTATACTTATTTCCTCCTTCCCCCCAACACAAAAATGGCGAAGAGTCACCGTGTCCTCCGCTGAAAGATCACCTTTATTCAATTTACCTAACAAGACGGTAGCCTCTTCTCCGGTCATTGTTATATCGTTCAACAGCCCTGTTTTCTTTGGAACGAGAAGCTTTTTAGGATCAATCTTAGTCGGTAGAACATCCCAAGAACTAGGATCTAGGTCAACACTAAAGACATCCCATTTTTCATTTATCGCTTTATGGGATACATCCTCTTCGCCATCAACTAGGGCTCCTTGTGCTTTTAAAATTGGATTCCTACACCCCAGGTAGACTTCTTTTATTTCTTGTTTTTTAGCGTACATATGGAGCCCAGGTTTGATAGGATACGCCATGCTAGGACATAGCATAATATCGCTAGTAGAATCAAAACCACAATTTGGATCGGATTGAGTTTCTCGACACTCTTCAAACAAATCAGACACAATTCTTACAACCCGAACCTCGTCTTCGTATTCCCAATCAGAGCTTTTAGTTAACAAAAAATCCGAAAGCATTTTCTTAACTCTAATTGAGCTATCCTCATCTAAATAACCTGGAGCTTTAGGGGGAAGCTCCATCAGGTCCTCAATAGACTCTCCCGAAGAGATCAAATACATAGCATGGACATGCTGCCTGGTTTCGCAATTTAAGATATACTCCTCTCTATCATTACAATAACGAACGTTTCCATCATTTACGGTAATAACGTTATACAAATCACTGCAAAAAAAAGCATCGCTAACATCATATCCAAGAACGAAGCCTTTATGATTCTGCCCATAATGAGACCACATCAAAGAATTCAATGGATTTCTTGTAAGAGAGAGAACTAAAAACTTCTCTTGCATCGATGTGATGTACTCAAAAACCTTAGGGCTATCTCCGTCAATCGACAATGACAGCTCAAAAGGATCATTGAAATATCCCTACCTGCCAAAATAGGTGTCGCATGATAGACTAGTTTAGCGAGTCGAGAGAGGCTCCCTGGAGGTGCGACACATGGCGAGGTACAGCAAAGAACAAAAAGAGGCAATCAAAAAGAGAATGATGCCGCCGGAGAACATGTCCATACCTAAATTATCGAAAGAGACTGGCATAACGGTGACAACCCTCTACAACTGGAGAAAAGAGCTCCGTGCGTCCGGCAAAGCAGCTCCCTGCGACGAAGATAGACCGGATAGCTGGAGTTCCAGAGACAAGTTCCTCATAGTCCACGAGACCTACACCATGAACGAGGAGGAGCTGGCCCGGTACTGCAGGGAAAAAGGACTGTACGTCGAACAGGTTATAAGCTGGCGAAACTCCTGCGAGGAGGCAAACGATGGCCAGAGC carries:
- a CDS encoding DUF2971 domain-containing protein, translated to MSIDGDSPKVFEYITSMQEKFLVLSLTRNPLNSLMWSHYGQNHKGFVLGYDVSDAFFCSDLYNVITVNDGNVRYCNDREEYILNCETRQHVHAMYLISSGESIEDLMELPPKAPGYLDEDSSIRVKKMLSDFLLTKSSDWEYEDEVRVVRIVSDLFEECRETQSDPNCGFDSTSDIMLCPSMAYPIKPGLHMYAKKQEIKEVYLGCRNPILKAQGALVDGEEDVSHKAINEKWDVFSVDLDPSSWDVLPTKIDPKKLLVPKKTGLLNDITMTGEEATVLLGKLNKGDLSAEDTVTLRHFCVGGKEEISIRLNDEFVNMSDDSYLDFLP